From the Pomacea canaliculata isolate SZHN2017 linkage group LG4, ASM307304v1, whole genome shotgun sequence genome, one window contains:
- the LOC112562135 gene encoding uncharacterized protein LOC112562135 isoform X1, with product MMAAIPTGRPDIPMMPMPVYPNPGFMHAPDNPHINKLPVPAARGLHNTHISTTTAPPSEPVQLISSNQQNNKTPGASSDGTNETAAVDPSRLKYWNHEEIVELIQLYKKYLPEFHKFGQRKMNVWQRVTEELVAKGYGNFSWAECSAKFRSLRDSYRRTTTGGRAHTWQYYPLMKEIMKMEKMILEQEPANKPPKGTITCENEIRAQNIAFTNNQQPCTSRNDDNGEADFGDSDLEDLNRKRTLSDSNGPAGKKGKESDQESEIVIGKNFNGETVKAKTKRPLGPLGPLSGLQALGKSLCLPQTQLVVADDGQVVQTTSAPTGLFVDENGRLGSSQVTPARQTVSMPQWFKMYEKRTRAENNRRLEELKEMHQESLELQRQSLEIQRQKNELLKNLTESLAEFKSLLQR from the exons ATGATGGCAGCCATTCCCACCGGCAGGCCAGACATTCCCATGATGCCAATGCCAGTCTATCCAAATCCAGGCTTTATGCATGCCCCAGACAACCCTCACATTAACAAACTGCCTGTGCCTGCAGCCCGAGGTCTTCACAACACCCACATTTCCACCACAACTGCCCCACCATCTGAACCAGTGCAGCTGATTTCAAgcaatcaacaaaacaacaagacaCCAGGGGCTTCCTCTGACGGTACCAATGAAACAG CAGCAGTGGATCCTTCACGGCTGAAATATTGGAATCACGAGGAAATTGTGGAGCTGATTCAACTGTATAAAAAGTACTTACCTGAGTTTCACAAGTTTGGCCAGAGGAAAATGAATGTTTGGCAGCGTGTGACAGAAGAACTTGTTGCGAAAGGCTATGGAAACTTCTCGTGGGCTGAATGCAGTGCAAAGTTCCGTAGTCTGCGGGACAG TTACAGAAGGACTACTACCGGTGGGCGGGCTCATACCTGGCAGTACTATCCACTCatgaaagaaattatgaaaatggaaaaaatgattCTTGAACAAGAGCCAGCCAACAAACCACCAAAAGGAACCATTACTTGTGAAAATGAGATAAGGGCCCAAAACATCGCATTCACCAACAACCAACAGCCATGTACATCACGGAATGATGATAACGGAGAAGCTGATTTTGGGGACTCTGACCTTGAGGATTTGAACAGAAAGAGAACTTTGTCAGATTCTAATGGACCTGCaggcaagaaaggaaaagagtcTGACCAGGAATCAGAGATTGTCATTGGCAAAAATTTCAATGGTGAAACTGTTAAGGCTAAGACAAAACGACCACTGGGTCCACTGGGACCTTTGAGTGGTCTGCAGGCATTAGGGAAGAGCTTGTGCTTGCCGCAAACTCAGCTGGTTGTGGCTGATGATGGTCAGGTAGTGCAGACAACCTCAGCTCCAACTGGTCTGTTTGTGGATGAGAATGGTCGGCTTGGCAGCAGTCAGGTCACACCTGCTCGACAAACAGTTTCTATGCCTCAGTGGTTCAAGATGTACGAAAAAAGAACACGTGCTGAAAATAATCGTCGTTTGGAAGAGCTGAAAGAAATGCATCAGGAGAGTTTGGAGCTGCAGCGACAAAGTCTGGAAATACAGAGGCAGAAAAATGAACTGCTGAAaaatctgacagaatcattggCAGAATTCAAATCACTTCTTCAGAGATGA
- the LOC112561925 gene encoding putative ciliary rootlet coiled-coil protein 2 has product MSSLSQVRGVGKRTRPLGSVRHTTTSDEKVHLPKLTNSAFRHQDGKLGDNYAGIQGSALTVASSRETAPPGQNDRQNTSPSPSSATPKDAKLAAQLSSPPAVSVSHESCQLEIKEARAMEGELRKKIAQLQKEVEMLTLQLADEKQVAQNLKHDLQTLEVDYKKRLEEEQCSHSMTRQNAQEEIIALQNKLETQEKTAKENLDKLRCDLTNQMTAMEVMKDKEIADRDQKLSRLKMQIADALKGNSWERQQQLEELTKELARIQEECDVLRGKLKVLTKNKQGDCQNCAQATARAEKLATMVKEKDITIKDLKSLVSKFEKQLSQQDQLLKMWAESKGHKVTISQ; this is encoded by the exons ATGAGTTCACTTTCACAAGTTCGTGGGGTTGGGAAAAGAACAAGACCTCTGGGATCAGTACGGCACACAACGACTAGTGATGAAAAAGTGCACCTGCCCAAATTAACTAATTCAGCATTCAGACATCAAGATGGAAAGTTGGGTGACAATTACGCTGGGATCCAAGGCAGTGCCTTGACTGTGGCAAGCTCTAGAGAGACTGCACCACCAggacagaatgacagacaaaaTACATCACCTTCACCTTCATCTGCAACACCAAAAGATGCAAAACTGGCAGCACAGTTGTCCTCTCCACCTGCTGTCTCTGTGTCTCATGAGTCATGTCAACTTGAAATCAAGGAAGCACGG GCTATGGAGGGAGAGCTGAGGAAGAAGATAGCACAACTACAAAAGGAGGTGGAGATGCTGACCTTGCAGCTGGCAGACGAAAAACAAGTTGCACAAAATCTAAAGCATGATTTGCAAACTTTG GAAGTTGACTATAAAAAAAGATTGGAGGAGGAGCAATGCAGCCATTCCATGACCCGTCAGAATGCCCAGGAGGAGATAATTGCTCTGCAGAACAAATTGGAAACGCAGGAGAAAACAGCAAAGGAAAATCTTGATAAGCTGCGCTGTGAT CTAACAAATCAAATGACAGCAATGGAAGTCATGAAAGATAAGGAGATAGCTGACAGGGATCAGAAGTTGTCTCGTCTTAAGATGCAAATAGCAGATGCTCTTAAAGGCAACTCATG GGAAAGGCAGCAGCAGCTGGAGGAGCTGACAAAAGAGCTGGCCAGAATTCAAGAGGAATGTGATGTGCTACGTGGAAAACTTAAGGTTCtcaccaaaaacaaacag GGGGACTGTCAGAATTGTGCCCAGGCAACAGCGAGGGCAGAGAAGTTAGCTACAATGGTGAAAGAGAAGGACATCACAATCAAGGATCTCAAATCTCTTGTCTCAAAATTTGAGAAGCAGCTTTCACAGCAAGATCAGTTACTCAAAATGTGGGCTGAGAGCAAAGGTCATAAGGTTACCATATCTCAGTGA
- the LOC112562135 gene encoding uncharacterized protein LOC112562135 isoform X2 gives MMAAIPTGRPDIPMMPMPVYPNPGFMHAPDNPHINKLPVPAARGLHNTHISTTTAPPSEPVQLISSNQQNNKTPGASSDGTNETAVDPSRLKYWNHEEIVELIQLYKKYLPEFHKFGQRKMNVWQRVTEELVAKGYGNFSWAECSAKFRSLRDSYRRTTTGGRAHTWQYYPLMKEIMKMEKMILEQEPANKPPKGTITCENEIRAQNIAFTNNQQPCTSRNDDNGEADFGDSDLEDLNRKRTLSDSNGPAGKKGKESDQESEIVIGKNFNGETVKAKTKRPLGPLGPLSGLQALGKSLCLPQTQLVVADDGQVVQTTSAPTGLFVDENGRLGSSQVTPARQTVSMPQWFKMYEKRTRAENNRRLEELKEMHQESLELQRQSLEIQRQKNELLKNLTESLAEFKSLLQR, from the exons ATGATGGCAGCCATTCCCACCGGCAGGCCAGACATTCCCATGATGCCAATGCCAGTCTATCCAAATCCAGGCTTTATGCATGCCCCAGACAACCCTCACATTAACAAACTGCCTGTGCCTGCAGCCCGAGGTCTTCACAACACCCACATTTCCACCACAACTGCCCCACCATCTGAACCAGTGCAGCTGATTTCAAgcaatcaacaaaacaacaagacaCCAGGGGCTTCCTCTGACGGTACCAATGAAACAG CAGTGGATCCTTCACGGCTGAAATATTGGAATCACGAGGAAATTGTGGAGCTGATTCAACTGTATAAAAAGTACTTACCTGAGTTTCACAAGTTTGGCCAGAGGAAAATGAATGTTTGGCAGCGTGTGACAGAAGAACTTGTTGCGAAAGGCTATGGAAACTTCTCGTGGGCTGAATGCAGTGCAAAGTTCCGTAGTCTGCGGGACAG TTACAGAAGGACTACTACCGGTGGGCGGGCTCATACCTGGCAGTACTATCCACTCatgaaagaaattatgaaaatggaaaaaatgattCTTGAACAAGAGCCAGCCAACAAACCACCAAAAGGAACCATTACTTGTGAAAATGAGATAAGGGCCCAAAACATCGCATTCACCAACAACCAACAGCCATGTACATCACGGAATGATGATAACGGAGAAGCTGATTTTGGGGACTCTGACCTTGAGGATTTGAACAGAAAGAGAACTTTGTCAGATTCTAATGGACCTGCaggcaagaaaggaaaagagtcTGACCAGGAATCAGAGATTGTCATTGGCAAAAATTTCAATGGTGAAACTGTTAAGGCTAAGACAAAACGACCACTGGGTCCACTGGGACCTTTGAGTGGTCTGCAGGCATTAGGGAAGAGCTTGTGCTTGCCGCAAACTCAGCTGGTTGTGGCTGATGATGGTCAGGTAGTGCAGACAACCTCAGCTCCAACTGGTCTGTTTGTGGATGAGAATGGTCGGCTTGGCAGCAGTCAGGTCACACCTGCTCGACAAACAGTTTCTATGCCTCAGTGGTTCAAGATGTACGAAAAAAGAACACGTGCTGAAAATAATCGTCGTTTGGAAGAGCTGAAAGAAATGCATCAGGAGAGTTTGGAGCTGCAGCGACAAAGTCTGGAAATACAGAGGCAGAAAAATGAACTGCTGAAaaatctgacagaatcattggCAGAATTCAAATCACTTCTTCAGAGATGA
- the LOC112561926 gene encoding GPN-loop GTPase 3-like, with product MPRYAQLVMGPAGCGKSTYCSNIVKHCEVLKRSVQVVNLDPAAEHFDYPVYADIRELIQIDDAMEDEDLHFGPNGGLVFCMEYLMQNLDWLHEQLDDVEDDYILFDLPGQIELYTHIPVMRQLVDSLQNWNFRVCGVFLLDAQFLIEPSKFVSGILTALSAMVSMEIPHVNVMSKLDLLSKKDRKGLERYLEPDVKSLLTEEFDDKKFGHRFKALNTAMASMIDDYSLVTFLPLDPNDEDSINNALIQIDNAIQYGEDLEPREYREADDISADDDSGMD from the exons ATGCCTCGTTATGCTCAGCTTGTGATGGGCCCTGCGGGGTGTGGAAAG TCCACCTACTGTAGCAATATTGTGAAACACTGTGAAGTACTGAAAAGATCTGTACAAGTGGTCAATCTTGACCCAGCTGCAGAGCATTTTGACTACCCAGTTTATGCAG ATATCCGAGAACTAATTCAAATTGATGATGCAATGGAAGATGAAGACTTGCACTTTGGGCCCAATGGAGGACTTGTGTTTTGTATGGA GTATCTGATGCAGAATCTTGACTGGCTTCATGAACAACTGGATGATGTTGAAGATGATTATATTCTTTTTGATCTTCCAG ggCAGATAGAGCTGTACACTCACATCCCTGTTATGAGGCAGTTGGTTGATTCTCTTCAAAACTGGAACTTTCGCGTGTGTGGTGTCTTCCTGCTTGATGCACAGTTTCTTATTGAGCCCTCAAAGTTTGTATCTGGAATTCTGACAGCCCTGTCTGCCATGGTCAGCATGGAGATTCCTCATGTCAATGTTATGTCCAAGCTTGACCTCCTCAGCAAAAAGGACAGGAAGGGTCTGGAGAG ATACCTAGAACCAGATGTGAAAAGTCTGCTCACAGAAGAGTTTGATGACAAAAAATTTGGCCATCGTTTCAAAGCATTAAATACAGCAATGGCATCAATG ataGACGACTATAGTCTGGTGACGTTCCTACCACTAGACCCAAATGATGAAGACAGCATCAATAATGCACTCATCCAGATAGATAATGCCATTCAGTATGGTGAAGATTTGGAGCCACGCGAATACAGG gAAGCTGATGATATCAGCGCAGACGATGACAGTGGAATGGACTAA
- the LOC112561927 gene encoding actin-related protein 2/3 complex subunit 3-like, whose protein sequence is MPAYHSQFTSPPQLIGNMALLPLKTSYKGPAPRTGSDADDIIDEAIYYFKANIFFRSYEIKSEADRTLIYITLYISECLKKLQKCSSRNQGEKEMYTLGISNFPIPGESGFPLNAMYTKPANRNDEEAMRAYLQQLRQETGTRLLDKVFDPQTDKPSKWWLCFAKRKFMDKSLSAPGY, encoded by the exons ATGCCT GCCTACCACTCCCAGTTCACCAGTCCACCCCAGCTTATTGGCAACATGGCACTCTTGCCTCTCAAGACGTCATACAAGGGACCTGCACCAAGAACag GTTCAGATGCTGATGATATTATTGATGAAGCAATTTACTACTTCAAAGCCAATATTTTCTTTCGCAGTTATGAGATCAAG AGTGAAGCAGACAGAACTCTGATTTATATCACTTTGTACATCagtgaatgtttgaaaaaacTACAGAAG tgCTCTTCAAGAAACCAGGGAGAAAAGGAAATGTACACTCTAGGAATTTCCAATTTTCCTATTCCTGGTGAGAGTGGCTTCCCCTTGAATGCCATGTACACCAAACCCGCTAACAGGAATGATGAAG AAGCAATGCGTGCTTACCTTCAGCAACTACGACAGGAGACTGGCACGAGGCTACTGGACAAAGTCTTCGACCCACAGACAGATAAACCCAGCAAG TGGTGGCTGTGCTTTGCCAAGAGAAAGTTTATGGACAAGAGTCTGTCAGCCCCAGGATATTAG